A section of the Drosophila subobscura isolate 14011-0131.10 chromosome A, UCBerk_Dsub_1.0, whole genome shotgun sequence genome encodes:
- the LOC117903472 gene encoding collagen alpha-1(I) chain isoform X6 produces MWNQWPAAAGMVPGVVPMAAPPQPTVPPPLPDAPPPPPPADHASTISSVVSAGDAEQVAMPAALGGNPYSTAGQTATNPYEQYTAAQYAAMTPEQQYALQHHWHQWQTYQQEYAKWHAQYGEQYKREMAAAAAGGANPAAVATAAIAPAVAAAPVTAAAVIMPAAAAVQPGVQGYPPAQQAYYQAPAAVAPVPPNPQGAGIPGKIMAQPQMYSQPPPPPPQKNANAGGYMQQQHQHQHQPGPNMWPTAPTAAHPQQHHQQPPSGSRYNQMPQPQPQMGGYGQPPMGGNPNEMQGNMNPFPNLQQPPPPAFMGGDPKLRPPLPNAMENQWNQHLQLPQHQHQPPPRTAASWDGPTDVPGPGPGPGGGPGPGSRWEGPSPAGGNRWNSGPPPPAADANRRWDGPPPPQGGDGSNRWSGPPPPAAEPNRGRWEGPPPAMDQQQEQQQPPPGSNSNQRTNRWSTNNPDMEQRHAGNKPNNNFQRKGWSDGPGQKGGADGPPPPRSNNPFTQHSGQEFGSSQEGFSGRGGAPGPGPRRAITGNSSDGGNSGNFGNSPSGGGGAGGSNFISNNSYGGGGAAPRGSDSSGNFGNNFGANNRRGPPPNNNNAGRWDNQGYNDDRSGNGSNFGPRNSNNNNPRGGGGAPAGPDLDEASFDRLFDQWEQQFEDWKRANANHPDRDEYRRYEEEFEKQRRRIAERREQMRRRRQAQDGGGGAAVGGGTGPAAAAPDGPPVGPIASKDPIEENEDGGGGRFRGGSFEGTIRGDAAKDAQGQGTGTGPGPGPAFERGPFGGRGPGAAFDGGPNRGGPSPGGRPGFAGRHGPGPGAFPGGNHEQHREQEPFKEQMQQPPHMPPKELKTVDPQKQSSPKKPLEQQHQKSKLEPAPGSVLGKRRFEGAAATSTPAKLTKEENILTISLDDDDDEPEPEPELVDTPMTNIFRKSDGIPGLDLVEDRVKTAAAAVATDENKKIPSLFDVVIKNPEDLATDAAVAVDAAAVKESGAPSAVSASGDSKNSTDESLPANVSNALKDPDFMNNLTQAVAKAQERLSEQQGAAGAGTGANDSAEPGGAAGGAANKGRPLSFAEWQRKKKVHSHSQSQSPGNVDKLSQDSRESMMSRDSGDAADSRSRSRGPTDMDDPQHSRLNRGFAGDAPGGPGPGLGPHPGPGPGFRDAHGPFGPNQINQLGPGQVPGDNFTDFSNNFDGNGPGFGPNGRNFGPGHGPGPSFGPNGGRNFGPNGGPPFGPGGPGGPNFRPNFGPNNRPNGPHFGPNFGPNFGPHNRGGGPGPGPNFGPKFRGPGPGCGPDSAPFNPFGFGGPGGPGGPFDGPGPGPNFGGGPNFGGGGGGGPPNNSDNPFRRNSGPPMPNFDDDMGGGPPRNRRNFGPGAGGGGNMMNFGNRKQWDDGGQAKFKNRTNRNVQQQQKQRRI; encoded by the exons ATGTGGAATCAATGGCCCGCTGCAGCGGGTATGGTGCCAGGCGTCGTGCCAATGGCTGCACCGCCCCAGCCCACGGTACCGCCGCCACTGCCCGacgcaccaccaccgccgccgcccgcCGACCATGCGTCCACAATATCATCGGTGGTGTCCGCCGGCGACGCTGAGCAGGTCGCCATGCCTGCGGCACTGGGTGGCAACCCCTACAGCACGGCCGGTCAAACGGCCACAAACCCCTACGAGCAGTACACGGCTGCCCAGTACGCGGCCATGACCCCCGAGCAGCAGTATGCGCTGCAGCACCACTGGCACCAGTGGCAGACGTACCAGCAGGAGTACGCCAAGTGGCATGCCCAATACGGAGAGCAG TACAAACGGGAgatggctgccgctgcagctggaggtgcAAATCCCGCGGCCGTGGCTACTGCCGCTATTGCACCGGCAGTTGCTGCAGCGCccgtcacagcagcagcagtcattaTGCCCGCCGCTGCGGCAGTGCAGCCGGGAGTGCAGGGCTATCCACCAGCACAGCAGGCATACTACCAGGCtccggcggcggtggctccGGTGCCCCCCAATCCCCAAGGGGCTGGCATTCCGGGCAAGATTATGGCCCAACCGCAAATGTACagccagccgccgccgccgccaccgcagAAGAACGCCAATGCCGGAGGctacatgcagcagcagcaccagcaccagcatcagcccGGTCCCAATATGTGGCCCACAGCGCCAACGGCGGCTCATccacagcagcatcaccaACAACCGCCGTCGGGGTCTCGCTACAACCagatgccacagccacagccacagatggGAGGCTACGGGCAGCCACCCATGGGTGGCAATCCCAACGAGATGCAGGGCAACATGAATCCTTTTCCCAATCtccagcagccgccgccgcctgccttTATGGGCGGAGATCCCAAGTTGCGCCCGCCGCTGCCCAATGCCATGGAAAACCAATGGAACCAGCATCTCCAACTtccgcagcaccagcaccagccgcCGCCACGTACTGCAGCAAGCTGGGACGGCCCAACAGATGTGCCCGGACCTGGTCCGGGTCCAGGAggaggtccaggtccaggttcTAGATGGGAGGGACCATCACCAGCTGGTGGGAACCGCTGGAATTCCGGTCCGCCGCCACCTGCCGCTGATGCAAACCGACGCTGGGACGGACCGCCACCACCGCAGGGTGGTGATGGCAGCAATCGCTGGAGCggaccgccgccgcctgctgctgagCCAAATCGAGGACGCTGGGAGGGACCACCCCCAGCTATGgaccagcagcaagagcagcagcagccgccgccgggcagcaacagcaatcagCGAACGAATCGCTGGTCAACGAATAATCCCGATATGGAGCAGCGCCATGCAGGGAATAAACCGAACAATAACTTCCAGCGCAAGGGCTGGAGCGATGGACCAGGGCAAAAGGGAGGAGCAGATGGCCCTCCCCCACCACGCAGCAACAATCCTTTTACTCAGCATTCTGGCCAGGAGTTTGGCTCAAGTCAAGAAGGATTCAGCGGTCGCGGTGGAGCACCTGGACCTGGGCCTAGGCGAGCAATTACTGGCAATTCCAGTGACGGTGGTAACTCAGGAAACTTTGGTAATAGCCCTAGCGGTGGAGGAGGCGCAGGTGGATCAAACTTTATTAGCAACAACAGCtatggcggcggtggtgcagCCCCAAGAGGATCGGATAGCTCTGGCAACTTTGGCAATAATTTCGGGGCCAACAATCGTCGTGGTCCACCgccgaacaacaacaatgctgGACGCTGGGATAATCAGGGATACAACGACGATAgaagcggcaacggcagcaacttTGGCCcaaggaacagcaacaacaacaatccacGTGGCGGAGGTGGAGCTCCTGCCGGGCCAGATCTGGATGAGGCGAGCTTCGATCGGCTGTTTGATCAGTGGGAGCAGCAGTTTGAGGACTGGAAACGGGCCAATGCCAATCATCCGGATCGCGATGAGTACCGCCGCTACGAGGAGGAGTTTGAGAAGCAGCGGCGTCGCATTGCCGAGCGTCGCGAACAGATGCGACGTCGCCGTCAGGCTCAAGATGGTGGTGGAGGAGCGGCAGTTGGTGGCGGcacaggaccagcagcagccgctccagATGGTCCACCAGTCGGACCAATCGCTAGCAAAGATCCCATCGAAGAGAATGAAGATGGTGGAGGAGGACGCTTCCGCGGTGGCTCCTTTGAGGGTACAATCAGAGGTGATGCGGCAAAGGATGCTCAGGGACaaggaacgggaacgggaccGGGACCAGGCCCTGCTTTTGAGAGAGGACCCTTTGGAGGACGCGGACCTGGAGCTGCCTTTGATGGAGGCCCAAATCGAGGTGGGCCTAGTCCTGGCGGCAGACCTGGCTTTGCTGGCAGACACGGTCCTGGTCCCGGTGCATTTCCAGGCGGGAATCACGAGCAGCATCGCGAGCAGGAACCATTTAAggagcagatgcagcagccgccacacaTGCCGCCCAAGGAGCTGAAGACGGTAGATCCACAGAAGCAGTCGTCGCCCAAGAAGcccctggagcagcagcatcagaaaaGCAAACTTGAGCCTGCTCCTGGATCTGTTCTTGGGAAGCGGCGGTTCGAGGGTGCCGCTGCCACCTCCACGCCGGCAAAGCTAACCAAAGAGGAGAACATTCTCACAATTTCACtggacgatgacgacgatgagccggagccagagccggagctgGTGGATACGCCCATGACGAATATCTTCAGGAAGAGCGATGGCATCCCTGGGCTCGATCTGGTCGAAGACAGAGTCAagacagccgcagccgctgtTGCCACTGACGAAAACAAGAAGATACCATCGCTGTTCGATGTGGTGATCAAGAACCCGGAGGATCTGGCTACCGACGCCGCTGTGGCTGTCGATGCAGCAGCCGTCAAAGAAAGCGGAGCACCTTCTGCTGTGAGCGCCAGCGGCGACAGCAAAAATTCGACGGATGAATCTCTGCCAGCGAATGTTTCCAACGCTCTTAAGGATCCCGATTTCATGAATAATCTCACCCAGGCAGTGGCCAAGGCCCAGGAGCGCTTAAGCGAGCAGCAGGGCgccgcaggagcaggaacaggagctaACGACTCAGCGGAGCCAGGAGGCGCAGCAGGTGGCGCCGCCAACAAGGGAAGACCGCTTTCCTTTGCCGAATGGCAGCGCAAGAAGAAGGTTCACTCCCATTCGCAGTCTCAATCGCCTGGAAATGTGGACAAGCTCTCGCAAGACTCCAGGGAGTCGATGATGAGTCGGGATAGCGGCGATGCCGCCGACTcacgcagccgcagccgtgGACCCACCGACATGGATGATCCGCAGCACTCTCGGCTCAATCGTGGATTTGCTGGTGATGCTCCTGGTGGCCCTGGTCCCGGTCTCGGTCCTCACCCCGGTCCTGGTCCAGGCTTTCGTGACGCTCACGGGCCCTTTGGTCccaatcaaatcaatcaattgggACCCGGACAGGTGCCTGGCGATAATTTCACGGACTTTAGCAACAATTTCGATGGAAATGGCCCCGGCTTTGGGCCAAATGGCAGGAATTTTGGACCTGGCCATGGACCCGGACCCAGCTTTGGCCCCAATGGCGGCCGCAATTTCGGTCCAAATGGTGGCCCGCCCTTTGGTCCCGGTGGGCCTGGAGGACCGAACTTTAGGCCCAATTTCGGTCCCAACAATCGACCAAATGGGCCGCACTTTGGTCCCAATTTCGGTCCCAACTTCGGACCCCACAATCGCGGCGGCGGACCCGGACCTGGACCCAATTTTGGTCCGAAATTCCGTGGTCCTGGCCCTGGATGTGGCCCCGACTCGGCACCGTTTAATCCCTTCGGCTTTGGTGGTCCTGGAGGTCCTGGAGGGCCTTTTGATGGCCCTGGTCCTGGACCCAACTTTGGAGGAGGTCCCAACTTCggtggaggaggcggcggaggACCTCCCAACAATAGTGATAATCCATTCCGGCGTAATTCCGGTCCCCCGATGCCCAACTTTGACGACGATATGGGCGGAGGCCCTCCCCGCAATCGTCGAAACTTTGGACCAGGCgcaggcggaggcggaaaCATGATGAACTTTGGAAATCGGAAGCAATGGGATGACGG CGGTCAAGCTAAATTCAAGAACAGGACCAATAGAaacgtccagcagcagcagaagcagcgcagGATCTGA
- the LOC117903472 gene encoding collagen alpha-1(I) chain isoform X5 yields MWNQWPAAAGMVPGVVPMAAPPQPTVPPPLPDAPPPPPPADHASTISSVVSAGDAEQVAMPAALGGNPYSTAGQTATNPYEQYTAAQYAAMTPEQQYALQHHWHQWQTYQQEYAKWHAQYGEQYKREMAAAAAGGANPAAVATAAIAPAVAAAPVTAAAVIMPAAAAVQPGVQGYPPAQQAYYQAPAAVAPVPPNPQGAGIPGKIMAQPQMYSQPPPPPPQKNANAGGYMQQQHQHQHQPGPNMWPTAPTAAHPQQHHQQPPSGSRYNQMPQPQPQMGGYGQPPMGGNPNEMQGNMNPFPNLQQPPPPAFMGGDPKLRPPLPNAMENQWNQHLQLPQHQHQPPPRTAASWDGPTDVPGPGPGPGGGPGPGSRWEGPSPAGGNRWNSGPPPPAADANRRWDGPPPPQGGDGSNRWSGPPPPAAEPNRGRWEGPPPAMDQQQEQQQPPPGSNSNQRTNRWSTNNPDMEQRHAGNKPNNNFQRKGWSDGPGQKGGADGPPPPRSNNPFTQHSGQEFGSSQEGFSGRGGAPGPGPRRAITGNSSDGGNSGNFGNSPSGGGGAGGSNFISNNSYGGGGAAPRGSDSSGNFGNNFGANNRRGPPPNNNNAGRWDNQGYNDDRSGNGSNFGPRNSNNNNPRGGGGAPAGPDLDEASFDRLFDQWEQQFEDWKRANANHPDRDEYRRYEEEFEKQRRRIAERREQMRRRRQAQDGGGGAAVGGGTGPAAAAPDGPPVGPIASKDPIEENEDGGGGRFRGGSFEGTIRGDAAKDAQGQGTGTGPGPGPAFERGPFGGRGPGAAFDGGPNRGGPSPGGRPGFAGRHGPGPGAFPGGNHEQHREQEPFKEQMQQPPHMPPKELKTVDPQKQSSPKKPLEQQHQKSKLEPAPGSVLGKRRFEGAAATSTPAKLTKEENILTISLDDDDDEPEPEPELVDTPMTNIFRKSDGIPGLDLVEDRVKTAAAAVATDENKKIPSLFDVVIKNPEDLATDAAVAVDAAAVKESGAPSAVSASGDSKNSTDESLPANVSNALKDPDFMNNLTQAVAKAQERLSEQQGAAGAGTGANDSAEPGGAAGGAANKGRPLSFAEWQRKKKVHSHSQSQSPGNVDKLSQDSRESMMSRDSGDAADSRSRSRGPTDMDDPQHSRLNRGFAGDAPGGPGPGLGPHPGPGPGFRDAHGPFGPNQINQLGPGQVPGDNFTDFSNNFDGNGPGFGPNGRNFGPGHGPGPSFGPNGGRNFGPNGGPPFGPGGPGGPNFRPNFGPNNRPNGPHFGPNFGPNFGPHNRGGGPGPGPNFGPKFRGPGPGCGPDSAPFNPFGFGGPGGPGGPFDGPGPGPNFGGGPNFGGGGGGGPPNNSDNPFRRNSGPPMPNFDDDMGGGPPRNRRNFGPGAGGGGNMMNFGNRKQWDDGMIMPIVRTLLRMPPPRQQLLGMGMLWSPPPPPPPQPPELSMARQKTATVMISATILAI; encoded by the exons ATGTGGAATCAATGGCCCGCTGCAGCGGGTATGGTGCCAGGCGTCGTGCCAATGGCTGCACCGCCCCAGCCCACGGTACCGCCGCCACTGCCCGacgcaccaccaccgccgccgcccgcCGACCATGCGTCCACAATATCATCGGTGGTGTCCGCCGGCGACGCTGAGCAGGTCGCCATGCCTGCGGCACTGGGTGGCAACCCCTACAGCACGGCCGGTCAAACGGCCACAAACCCCTACGAGCAGTACACGGCTGCCCAGTACGCGGCCATGACCCCCGAGCAGCAGTATGCGCTGCAGCACCACTGGCACCAGTGGCAGACGTACCAGCAGGAGTACGCCAAGTGGCATGCCCAATACGGAGAGCAG TACAAACGGGAgatggctgccgctgcagctggaggtgcAAATCCCGCGGCCGTGGCTACTGCCGCTATTGCACCGGCAGTTGCTGCAGCGCccgtcacagcagcagcagtcattaTGCCCGCCGCTGCGGCAGTGCAGCCGGGAGTGCAGGGCTATCCACCAGCACAGCAGGCATACTACCAGGCtccggcggcggtggctccGGTGCCCCCCAATCCCCAAGGGGCTGGCATTCCGGGCAAGATTATGGCCCAACCGCAAATGTACagccagccgccgccgccgccaccgcagAAGAACGCCAATGCCGGAGGctacatgcagcagcagcaccagcaccagcatcagcccGGTCCCAATATGTGGCCCACAGCGCCAACGGCGGCTCATccacagcagcatcaccaACAACCGCCGTCGGGGTCTCGCTACAACCagatgccacagccacagccacagatggGAGGCTACGGGCAGCCACCCATGGGTGGCAATCCCAACGAGATGCAGGGCAACATGAATCCTTTTCCCAATCtccagcagccgccgccgcctgccttTATGGGCGGAGATCCCAAGTTGCGCCCGCCGCTGCCCAATGCCATGGAAAACCAATGGAACCAGCATCTCCAACTtccgcagcaccagcaccagccgcCGCCACGTACTGCAGCAAGCTGGGACGGCCCAACAGATGTGCCCGGACCTGGTCCGGGTCCAGGAggaggtccaggtccaggttcTAGATGGGAGGGACCATCACCAGCTGGTGGGAACCGCTGGAATTCCGGTCCGCCGCCACCTGCCGCTGATGCAAACCGACGCTGGGACGGACCGCCACCACCGCAGGGTGGTGATGGCAGCAATCGCTGGAGCggaccgccgccgcctgctgctgagCCAAATCGAGGACGCTGGGAGGGACCACCCCCAGCTATGgaccagcagcaagagcagcagcagccgccgccgggcagcaacagcaatcagCGAACGAATCGCTGGTCAACGAATAATCCCGATATGGAGCAGCGCCATGCAGGGAATAAACCGAACAATAACTTCCAGCGCAAGGGCTGGAGCGATGGACCAGGGCAAAAGGGAGGAGCAGATGGCCCTCCCCCACCACGCAGCAACAATCCTTTTACTCAGCATTCTGGCCAGGAGTTTGGCTCAAGTCAAGAAGGATTCAGCGGTCGCGGTGGAGCACCTGGACCTGGGCCTAGGCGAGCAATTACTGGCAATTCCAGTGACGGTGGTAACTCAGGAAACTTTGGTAATAGCCCTAGCGGTGGAGGAGGCGCAGGTGGATCAAACTTTATTAGCAACAACAGCtatggcggcggtggtgcagCCCCAAGAGGATCGGATAGCTCTGGCAACTTTGGCAATAATTTCGGGGCCAACAATCGTCGTGGTCCACCgccgaacaacaacaatgctgGACGCTGGGATAATCAGGGATACAACGACGATAgaagcggcaacggcagcaacttTGGCCcaaggaacagcaacaacaacaatccacGTGGCGGAGGTGGAGCTCCTGCCGGGCCAGATCTGGATGAGGCGAGCTTCGATCGGCTGTTTGATCAGTGGGAGCAGCAGTTTGAGGACTGGAAACGGGCCAATGCCAATCATCCGGATCGCGATGAGTACCGCCGCTACGAGGAGGAGTTTGAGAAGCAGCGGCGTCGCATTGCCGAGCGTCGCGAACAGATGCGACGTCGCCGTCAGGCTCAAGATGGTGGTGGAGGAGCGGCAGTTGGTGGCGGcacaggaccagcagcagccgctccagATGGTCCACCAGTCGGACCAATCGCTAGCAAAGATCCCATCGAAGAGAATGAAGATGGTGGAGGAGGACGCTTCCGCGGTGGCTCCTTTGAGGGTACAATCAGAGGTGATGCGGCAAAGGATGCTCAGGGACaaggaacgggaacgggaccGGGACCAGGCCCTGCTTTTGAGAGAGGACCCTTTGGAGGACGCGGACCTGGAGCTGCCTTTGATGGAGGCCCAAATCGAGGTGGGCCTAGTCCTGGCGGCAGACCTGGCTTTGCTGGCAGACACGGTCCTGGTCCCGGTGCATTTCCAGGCGGGAATCACGAGCAGCATCGCGAGCAGGAACCATTTAAggagcagatgcagcagccgccacacaTGCCGCCCAAGGAGCTGAAGACGGTAGATCCACAGAAGCAGTCGTCGCCCAAGAAGcccctggagcagcagcatcagaaaaGCAAACTTGAGCCTGCTCCTGGATCTGTTCTTGGGAAGCGGCGGTTCGAGGGTGCCGCTGCCACCTCCACGCCGGCAAAGCTAACCAAAGAGGAGAACATTCTCACAATTTCACtggacgatgacgacgatgagccggagccagagccggagctgGTGGATACGCCCATGACGAATATCTTCAGGAAGAGCGATGGCATCCCTGGGCTCGATCTGGTCGAAGACAGAGTCAagacagccgcagccgctgtTGCCACTGACGAAAACAAGAAGATACCATCGCTGTTCGATGTGGTGATCAAGAACCCGGAGGATCTGGCTACCGACGCCGCTGTGGCTGTCGATGCAGCAGCCGTCAAAGAAAGCGGAGCACCTTCTGCTGTGAGCGCCAGCGGCGACAGCAAAAATTCGACGGATGAATCTCTGCCAGCGAATGTTTCCAACGCTCTTAAGGATCCCGATTTCATGAATAATCTCACCCAGGCAGTGGCCAAGGCCCAGGAGCGCTTAAGCGAGCAGCAGGGCgccgcaggagcaggaacaggagctaACGACTCAGCGGAGCCAGGAGGCGCAGCAGGTGGCGCCGCCAACAAGGGAAGACCGCTTTCCTTTGCCGAATGGCAGCGCAAGAAGAAGGTTCACTCCCATTCGCAGTCTCAATCGCCTGGAAATGTGGACAAGCTCTCGCAAGACTCCAGGGAGTCGATGATGAGTCGGGATAGCGGCGATGCCGCCGACTcacgcagccgcagccgtgGACCCACCGACATGGATGATCCGCAGCACTCTCGGCTCAATCGTGGATTTGCTGGTGATGCTCCTGGTGGCCCTGGTCCCGGTCTCGGTCCTCACCCCGGTCCTGGTCCAGGCTTTCGTGACGCTCACGGGCCCTTTGGTCccaatcaaatcaatcaattgggACCCGGACAGGTGCCTGGCGATAATTTCACGGACTTTAGCAACAATTTCGATGGAAATGGCCCCGGCTTTGGGCCAAATGGCAGGAATTTTGGACCTGGCCATGGACCCGGACCCAGCTTTGGCCCCAATGGCGGCCGCAATTTCGGTCCAAATGGTGGCCCGCCCTTTGGTCCCGGTGGGCCTGGAGGACCGAACTTTAGGCCCAATTTCGGTCCCAACAATCGACCAAATGGGCCGCACTTTGGTCCCAATTTCGGTCCCAACTTCGGACCCCACAATCGCGGCGGCGGACCCGGACCTGGACCCAATTTTGGTCCGAAATTCCGTGGTCCTGGCCCTGGATGTGGCCCCGACTCGGCACCGTTTAATCCCTTCGGCTTTGGTGGTCCTGGAGGTCCTGGAGGGCCTTTTGATGGCCCTGGTCCTGGACCCAACTTTGGAGGAGGTCCCAACTTCggtggaggaggcggcggaggACCTCCCAACAATAGTGATAATCCATTCCGGCGTAATTCCGGTCCCCCGATGCCCAACTTTGACGACGATATGGGCGGAGGCCCTCCCCGCAATCGTCGAAACTTTGGACCAGGCgcaggcggaggcggaaaCATGATGAACTTTGGAAATCGGAAGCAATGGGATGACGG